Genomic segment of Arachis stenosperma cultivar V10309 chromosome 4, arast.V10309.gnm1.PFL2, whole genome shotgun sequence:
CCTTATTAACAAGTAAGAAATTTCTTATGCTTATTCTAATTAGGGTCTTAAGGTTGTGATTAGAGTTTGGGAGTGAGTCAATCTAGCTGATAAATCAGTTCGAGTTTAACTTATTAATAGCTTGATAAGTTGAACTTAGTTTATGAACTGATGAGCCGAACTTGAGTTTGGAATTAaactcataaattaaattagtcGAGTTTAAGTTTGAATAAATTCAGCCGTTAGCTCATGAGCTCCTtcgattttatatatatatagatacattttttaaattgaatagaTAATGAAATAGAACGTGACAAATTTAGTTAAATTGTTAggataaaagagaataatagaGATGCATTTATATCTTAATgttcttaattatttaaaattttatagaaatttcttatatataattttgatgtaggaaataaataaaaaatttataattatagatagacaatatataaaattaatttttttaatatttttaatatataaattataatttattgatataaattataaattatattgttGTTATTTGAGTTAGCTTgtaaactaataaattaaatgtcctaaaaaaatactttttatcaacaatttaaaacattttttaaaagtttttcattattgatttcatgttattaaaatttaaaatttatataatttacctaaaataaaatattatttttgttctaaACATATGAAATAAATAGTAATGTATGTtgtctctaatttttttttcttcatatttATGGTCTAAAAGGTTTAAGTATTACTCAATATTATCCCACTATTAATtaactcaataaaaaattattaataaatatggTGAGACTATTTATCATAAATATTGTTTAGCAAACTGCTATAATATTACTGTCTgtgaataaattttaaaaatagtaaaaatgaataaaaaaataacttataaaaaaCTTAAGATAGTGTAGTCTTCTTTCGTTTGTACTTTGTACAATTGTACATTGTCATCAagttcttatttttatataagatCGTCTTTTTATTAAATTACATAGTTTTAGAAGATATACatgattattatttttaatagagtTAAAAGGTATAGAGATAATATTGAGTCACTTAAAATGTttgaaatacaaaaaaaaaaagattaaaaatacattgaaatttattgcaaatattttaaacaaaaataatagttTACCTTACACTTAATTATTAGCTACATTGTTTAAGTTAGCTCTGAATAGTACTAGTAAATACTTTAGTAGTCTTGAATTTCCAAATGgggaaggaaaaagaagaaaagagaagttgCTTACGTTTCTCTGCATCTCACACACAGAAACACACATGCATGATTAATAATTGACTTTAATCTTTTGAAGAGAAAGCATGCGTCATTTGGATTTAATTCACTTATTGTGATGTGAGTGTCACTAACTACTTTATGTAAGTAGCTAGTGAAAAGCCTCAAATTGCCCCTCCTCCATGCATATCTCTCTGCCAAAAGAGTTTTTTGCATGTGGTCCTGATTTTAATTCTTGAGTGGAGAgttttaaataaaagataacATGCATAATAATTGGTccctcactctctctctccgtccaaatttaattttaatatacggacactataaaataattttatatgtatatataattatataatgttaaattattaaaataattattatttttattaattatgtaaaaaattatttaaaaaaataaatataattatatgactaaaaattattttattctgtTAGTACATTGAAATTAAACTGGTATATTATGAAAGCGAGTAGCTTTCAATTATTGTCCCAAGTAGCTATCATACACATAGACATGACAATTGCGCAATGGACTAGACACCACAACTTTTATGAGTATCACTATTAGTTATCTAAAGTGGATTTCTCTCTTTGTCTTCTAAATCCTCTCCTCGTGATGCTTCTCTTCGCgtgttttttatttgttttatttcctatttctttttcaattccCTTCCTAACTTTACCCTACCTTTGAGTAAGAAAGAATCAAAATTAAAGCATGCATATATCTTCCAAAAATGTGTATGTATGTGGCAAACGTTTTCTTTCTCTATATTTTTCCAAAAAGTTAAGCGTAACTTAACAAAACTCTCACAATTATAGTAACGACTTTTTCttaccaaaatttttattattgagtATCATTTGCAATCGTTtctcataaaataattatatagaactaattttttattaacgtTAAAAATTGGCCgatattaattgaaaaaaaaaacgtcTTTTTTGTTCTAATTTCATgatgaatataataaaaataatacatcacAAAGTTTGTAAAATTTTGTACTAATATACTATTTGCAGAAAATCTTGTACTAATATATAGATAGATATATAGGCATGCGAATATTGGTTTTTGTAACAAGTTGTGGTCTCATGGGTAAGTACATTTTAACTTGGTGCGGTTTTGGCTTGCTCCCATGGACCCCCATGTGATGCAATTCAGTCACATAATTAACCTTTTGTAGTTGTCGATAAAGTGTGACTAGCCGCTTTTCTACATCTTATATATATGTCTATGTGTTATTAACAATGGTCCCCTTTAATTAGGGTTATTATTATTTAACCTTCATAATAATCCTAAGGATTTAATTTCcaagaaaatatatattaaattcaattcatttgtcacaaattaattaatgattaaacatgtgatgatgatgaggatatAATATATGAAGCAGGTGTTATATATATGTAACTAGTATGGCAATGATTATTGATAATGCTTGAccataataaaaaatgataagGTAGATGGAGACTACCATTTAATTATATTTGACCAATAAGGGGATGTGTGCCACGTGGCATCCCATGCGCCATTGCTTTATCTTTGAGTGCGGCGTGGTTTGGTTCAATTCCGGCATCtacttcctttttctttttctatgctATGCAAGTTTTCAACTTCTTCACACCCAAACTTTATTATTCtcttcaataataacaatgacATACACCAACCAAAATTCCATAAGAATTTTCTAGCTATCTCTTGCTGAATCAAACCATAGTAGTAGTGCAAGCTTAATTTCTTCATCACTTCTTCCATCATCTCTTATGGTCCTTGTTGGTGTCAGATCAGACAGTGTGGTAGGTGTTCAAGTAAGTATCCTTCTCTCACTATAACTAGGGTTTGTAACTTTCTATGTGCTTACATTCAATTTCACATGTTTTCTATGTCAAACCACATTATTCTAATAATAGTTAATATTTTGTATGTTATTCTTATTAATAAatgcttcttttttttatcagaCTTGAATTTTCCATGCCTTAGCTTcattaactaaaattaattttgattatgTTAATTTTGTCCAAAATTGTATGCATGATGAGAGATATATAGTCATGTTGTATGTCCTATGATTCAAGACAGATCAGGTTTAATTATTTGCTTCTCTAGAATAATCTAAATAGTAGAAGATATTCTCAATGATATACTTATTAACAGTATAAGAATCATATCTGTTTATTACAAATaattaagtaaaatattttaaaatttcatgCATGATATGATGGATGAAGCAGCTTTTTCAACCTTATCCTATTATATACACTTTATGTTATCTTGATTTTCTTAGGTATCCAATATTGCAGATATATACCTAAGAGGGACAACCATCAAATCCAACAGTGGAGAGACTTAACATCTTGGAATTAATTTCATTACTATTGTTgtctgatatatatatatatatacatggaGGAACAGATGAAAATTATTGAGAATCAAAAGGTACTGAAAGTACAGCTAAACTCTGCAAGAACCAGCAGCAGCAACAAACAATGAAAGAGATTGACATTTACATAAGATGAATAACAGTAATAGTCCAAAAGACCCATCAGATTTTCCACTAAAACAAGAGAGTAGTGATCATCATCAACATGAAAaggcatcatcatcatcagcagcagcagcagcaaaggcttcttcatcatcatcatcatcacaatGGCTAAGGTTGAAGGATCCAAGAATTGTTAGGGTATCAAGAGCATTTGGAGGAAAAGACAGGCACAGCAAGGTTTGCACAATAAGAGGGTTGAGAGACAGGCGTGTGAGGCTTTCAGTTCCAACAGCAATTCAGCTCTATGATCTTCAAGATAGGTTAGGGCTTAATCAACCTAGTAAGGTTGTTGATTGGTTGTTAAATGCTGCTAAGCATGAAATTGATGAGCTTCCACCTTTGCCACATATTAATAATCCCTTCACTAACCTTAGTGGTTTTCCATCATCATCTTCTAATTCTATGATCAATACTAATGAAGCTAGCACCTCAATGTTCAATATCAATAGGAGCATTCATCAGTGGCAAGGTTTAGCACAGAATTATTCTAAGTGGAATAATAACAAGTCAAAGTCATCATCATCTACTAAACAAGCTTCATCAGAAGATAATAATCAAATGGTTACTGAAGAGGATAACAATAACAAGGAAGAGGAGGAAGGTGAAGAAGAAGGTGCAAATGTTGTTTCTACTacaaatcatcatcatcatccttcATTCCTAGGTTTGCTGAATACTATGCCAATTGGTAACTACCAATTTGAGCAACATAACTCATCAAATGATGTTAATGTTGCTCAATTGGGAAACCATAATCATGGATTTATTACAAACCAAACAGATTTGCAAAGCATTAATGTTGTCCCTTTTCCATCAACATTGTCCTTATCAACCGGTGGGAACAATATAACACACTCATACTTCCCTTCACATTCATCAGAAGCAATGGATCCAAGACAAGAACAACAaatcaatcatcatcatcatcagtaTCATCAGATGTTGTCCTctcatcatcttcatcaaaaTCTCTTGACAAATAATCTTCCATCTTTCAGCTTGGCTATGATGAGCACTCCAATCCTTCTCCACCATTCTCACAACACAAGAGAAACTAGTCATCAATCTCATCACAAAGATCACCATTTTCCTTCTTCCAAGTGATGATGATTCTACAAGAAGTCATGCATGGTACAAAACTTAATCCAaaatttatttcttcttcttcccttttaaaatatatgcatggatgaAGCTAAGGAGGAGTGTGAGGAAAAGCTCCATTAGTGACAAGGTTTGGTTGAATAATAACCATGTCGTTTGTGAATGCATGTTTTTGGATTTTCTACTTTAATTTCTTGAATTAAGTAgggctttatttatttgaatttttgctcgtttagtttgaatcttttttttattacatgTTGTTGAATGGTCTAATAAACTAAGATTTTGGCTTTCTAAGAGTAGTTCTCTTGCATAATAACAAAGAGAACAAGTGCACACCTTGTTCATTTAATTTGTAAGACATGGCACCATTATTTACAGTCTTAATTACAATGTTCTTACTTCTTTAATCTCTTAAATCTTTGTTTGTTTCTATTCCATGAGATGAAATAACACAAATGCATCAATTATAGATAGTTTAGAgtttaagatttaaaaatttcTCTCTCAAAATATTAACCGACTtatctagttttttttttataattttttaaagaaaattaggaaaataatatgattttatttgttgttttcacttttggtttaaaaaaatagaaatcaaagaaattagaATTGAATGGTTGTTATAGTGGAAGAAAGTATAGCATATAAATGCTGCCAAAGCAAAGGGTAGAGGTACATAAAGAGGGATTATTAGGGAATTTTGTTGAGATTAATCACGTTATATATAGTACTACGTActataaagaaagaaagaaagaaaaatgcgCATGAAGACAAAGTTCAAAGTACTGTTCCTTCAGTCTACTTTGTCTCCGAACAAATTCAGAATGTGTCTAGCCCTTTTGAGAGaggggaaaaagaagaaagaaaagaaaaaggaaaaaaaagggtTGTCTATGAAAAAGATCGAAGGGGAAAAAACAGTGTTGATGAGAAAATATTATGGCACATTATGGACTTATGGTTTAGGTTCCACACTTTGCTATGTAGTTTGTTTGAATGCATTGCACATGAAGACATATAGATTGTAAAAACATTAAATTCTTATCATTAGCTACTGTTATAAGAGTAAGCAGAAGTTATATTCTTATAATTATTTCCTTGTGTAAGGAATTTTCGTTTTATTAGAAAGTGAAAATTTAAGGGGATCGGAGTCAACTTCactagttaaaaattattaaataatttaattaatttgattaaatttttatttaataattctcTATTATTAACTTTTTTACCTTATCAAAATATGTGTgaatgtgtgtgtgtgtgtgtgtgttttttttttcagccAGCATTTAAAGATTTATAGATGCAATGCTTCACTTGGTTGCTTTGTGTATTAATCATAGGAAGTTATTTTCTCGTAGGGTTTTTAGAGAACTGTTTATTATTGTTAGGTGGCTTGCAtaattttcttatatatatagttattattaGATGAATAAAGTCTTTACATTTTACTGATCAAAACTAACTAGCCAATAGAAATACTACTAATACATAGTAGTTGGAGTGACAAATAAATgtctatcttttttttaattaatgatCTTAGATTGATTTGAGTATTTAAAAACTGATTCCCTATAACTATAAGGCTATAATATAATTTCCAGGAAAATGATGAATTTTATACTTACACTAACAGATTGTGTGTAGATAACCACTTGCGAGTTTGTAACTTAGCTTGTTAGATCTCACATATTCTCAcccttttttatttgttttggtGGGTGTGTTATTTATATATCAGTTGTACCATTTTTACAATGATGAATATACTCTTATACAGTACAACGCAATA
This window contains:
- the LOC130973812 gene encoding transcription factor TCP13-like isoform X2, with the translated sequence MNNSNSPKDPSDFPLKQESSDHHQHEKASSSSAAAAAKASSSSSSSQWLRLKDPRIVRVSRAFGGKDRHSKVCTIRGLRDRRVRLSVPTAIQLYDLQDRLGLNQPSKVVDWLLNAAKHEIDELPPLPHINNPFTNLSGFPSSSSNSMINTNEASTSMFNINRSIHQWQGLAQNYSKWNNNKSKSSSSTKQASSEDNNQMVTEEDNNNKEEEEGEEEGANVVSTTNHHHHPSFLEAMDPRQEQQINHHHHQYHQMLSSHHLHQNLLTNNLPSFSLAMMSTPILLHHSHNTRETSHQSHHKDHHFPSSK
- the LOC130973812 gene encoding transcription factor TCP13-like isoform X3 gives rise to the protein MNNSNSPKDPSDFPLKQESSDHHQHEKASSSSAAAAAKASSSSSSSQWLRLKDPRIVRVSRAFGGKDRHSKVCTIRGLRDRRVRLSVPTAIQLYDLQDRLGLNQPSKVVDWLLNAAKHEIDELPPLPHINNPFTNLSGFPSSSSNSMINTNEASTSMFNINRSIHQWQGLAQNYSKWNNNKSKSSSSTKQASSEDNNQMVTEEDNNNKEEEEGEEEEAMDPRQEQQINHHHHQYHQMLSSHHLHQNLLTNNLPSFSLAMMSTPILLHHSHNTRETSHQSHHKDHHFPSSK
- the LOC130973812 gene encoding transcription factor TCP13-like isoform X1 → MNNSNSPKDPSDFPLKQESSDHHQHEKASSSSAAAAAKASSSSSSSQWLRLKDPRIVRVSRAFGGKDRHSKVCTIRGLRDRRVRLSVPTAIQLYDLQDRLGLNQPSKVVDWLLNAAKHEIDELPPLPHINNPFTNLSGFPSSSSNSMINTNEASTSMFNINRSIHQWQGLAQNYSKWNNNKSKSSSSTKQASSEDNNQMVTEEDNNNKEEEEGEEEGANVVSTTNHHHHPSFLGLLNTMPIGNYQFEQHNSSNDVNVAQLGNHNHGFITNQTDLQSINVVPFPSTLSLSTGGNNITHSYFPSHSSEAMDPRQEQQINHHHHQYHQMLSSHHLHQNLLTNNLPSFSLAMMSTPILLHHSHNTRETSHQSHHKDHHFPSSK